A single Deltaproteobacteria bacterium DNA region contains:
- a CDS encoding radical SAM protein: MNLRKFTSTLSNVTTDVGKIMMSYKTTRSFLLKQGETLAFKKLVIENIENRPLEMQKEKVRVLNNLFEMVDKRIREGLLSPNVVNVMIHVFAKYLMLPNEEKERKFKAFKEKYRRDPPAFLVIAPTKRCNLHCIGCYASSDSKSAETIPFHLFDRIIKEKTEFWGSHFTVITGGEPFIYQSEGKNILDMVEKYPENFFMFYTNGTLITKEIARRMADLGNVTPAVSVEGFEKETDARRGKGVFKKIMQAFEYLREYGVPFGISVTPTRHNAELLVSDEFLDFYFEKQKATYGWLFQYMPIGDKYTLDLMITPEQRLKLFKREREILWEKKLFYPDFWNSGVLATGCIASGREGGYLYIDWNGIVTPCAFYPYSPVNILESYKDGKNLNDVYNQPFFEAVRKWQDKYGYKRPPAEVGNYIMGCPIRDHHKTAIELVKKYNAQPEDEYAKQALEDEEYNKGLIEFDEKLKKLLDPYWKNIYLKGTYIDKQKKKYFTAAV, from the coding sequence ATGAACTTAAGAAAGTTTACAAGCACTCTTTCTAACGTTACCACGGATGTTGGTAAAATAATGATGAGTTACAAAACTACGAGGTCTTTTTTACTCAAACAAGGAGAAACCTTAGCGTTTAAGAAACTGGTTATAGAAAATATAGAAAATAGACCACTAGAGATGCAGAAAGAAAAAGTCAGAGTGTTGAATAACCTGTTTGAAATGGTAGACAAAAGGATAAGAGAAGGACTTTTGTCACCAAATGTTGTAAATGTAATGATCCATGTATTTGCAAAATATCTGATGTTGCCTAACGAAGAAAAAGAAAGAAAATTTAAAGCATTTAAAGAAAAATACAGGAGAGACCCCCCTGCATTTTTGGTCATTGCGCCTACCAAGAGGTGTAATCTCCATTGTATCGGATGTTATGCTTCTTCTGACTCAAAATCGGCAGAAACTATTCCCTTTCATTTATTTGATCGTATAATAAAAGAGAAAACAGAGTTTTGGGGTTCCCATTTTACGGTAATCACAGGAGGAGAACCTTTCATCTACCAGAGCGAAGGGAAAAACATTCTTGATATGGTAGAAAAGTATCCTGAGAATTTCTTTATGTTCTATACAAACGGAACATTAATTACTAAAGAAATTGCAAGAAGAATGGCAGATTTGGGGAATGTTACACCTGCCGTTTCGGTAGAGGGCTTTGAAAAAGAAACAGATGCGCGAAGAGGAAAAGGTGTATTCAAAAAGATAATGCAGGCATTTGAATACTTGAGGGAGTATGGTGTGCCGTTTGGTATATCTGTAACACCCACGCGGCATAATGCGGAGCTTCTGGTAAGCGATGAATTTCTCGATTTCTATTTCGAAAAACAAAAGGCAACTTATGGATGGTTATTCCAATATATGCCGATAGGAGATAAATACACATTGGATTTAATGATTACACCGGAGCAAAGGTTAAAACTGTTCAAGAGGGAAAGAGAAATACTATGGGAAAAGAAATTGTTCTATCCCGATTTCTGGAACAGTGGTGTCTTAGCCACAGGATGTATTGCCTCAGGTAGAGAAGGAGGATATTTGTATATAGACTGGAACGGAATTGTAACACCATGTGCTTTTTATCCATATTCACCTGTAAATATATTGGAGTCATACAAAGATGGTAAAAACTTAAATGATGTATATAATCAACCATTCTTTGAAGCAGTGAGAAAATGGCAAGATAAGTATGGATATAAGAGACCGCCAGCTGAGGTAGGTAATTATATTATGGGATGTCCCATAAGAGACCATCATAAAACAGCCATAGAACTGGTAAAAAAATATAACGCCCAGCCCGAAGATGAATATGCAAAACAAGCGTTAGAGGATGAAGAATACAATAAAGGACTTATAGAATTTGATGAGAAACTAAAAAAGCTTCTGGACCCTTATTGGAAAAATATATATCTGAAAGGCACTTATATTGATAAACAAAAGAAGAAATATTTCACCGCCGCTGTTTAA
- the prfA gene encoding peptide chain release factor 1, with product MLSKVKRIKKRFDEITNLLIQPEIISDMEKYKKLSSERKAIKPIVDVYEDYCRILKETEECEEMLADPELKKLAQQEIETLNKQKVRLEEKMKVLLIPHDPLDERNVILEIRAGTGGGEAALFAHDLFKMYTGYALRKGFQIEVISKNLTEMGGLKEVILNIKGKEVYRFFKHESGIHRVQRVPVTESKGRIHTSAVTVAVFPEADEVEVDINPDDLRIDTFRASGHGGQHVNVTDSAVRITHIPTGTVVSQQDERSQFKNKVKALKILRAKLQQHYQQKQKEQTEESRKKQVGTGDRSEKIRTYNFPQGRVTDHRINLTLYKLESVMDGDLDEIVEALSIYEKQQALKDL from the coding sequence ATGTTATCCAAAGTGAAAAGAATTAAAAAGAGATTTGACGAAATAACAAATTTGCTTATTCAACCAGAAATAATAAGTGATATGGAAAAATATAAGAAACTTTCTTCGGAACGAAAGGCAATAAAACCTATCGTTGATGTGTATGAAGATTATTGCCGCATTTTAAAAGAGACAGAAGAGTGTGAAGAGATGTTGGCTGATCCTGAATTAAAGAAATTGGCACAGCAAGAAATAGAAACACTGAACAAACAAAAGGTAAGGTTAGAAGAGAAGATGAAAGTTTTGCTTATTCCACATGATCCGCTGGATGAAAGAAATGTGATATTGGAGATAAGGGCAGGGACAGGTGGAGGAGAGGCGGCACTTTTCGCTCATGATCTCTTCAAAATGTATACGGGTTATGCTTTAAGAAAAGGGTTTCAGATTGAGGTGATAAGTAAAAATCTGACTGAGATGGGAGGACTTAAAGAGGTTATTTTGAATATTAAAGGTAAGGAAGTATATAGATTTTTTAAGCATGAGAGTGGCATTCATAGGGTCCAGCGAGTGCCTGTTACAGAATCGAAGGGAAGGATACATACCTCAGCGGTAACTGTAGCTGTTTTTCCTGAAGCCGATGAGGTGGAAGTGGATATAAATCCAGATGATTTGAGAATAGATACCTTTAGAGCCTCGGGTCATGGTGGTCAACATGTGAATGTTACGGATTCTGCAGTGCGTATAACACATATTCCCACTGGCACTGTGGTGAGTCAACAAGACGAAAGGTCTCAATTTAAGAACAAAGTAAAAGCATTAAAAATTCTAAGGGCTAAATTGCAACAACATTACCAACAAAAACAGAAAGAACAAACGGAGGAATCGCGTAAAAAACAGGTGGGAACAGGCGACCGCTCAGAAAAGATTAGGACCTATAATTTTCCTCAAGGGAGGGTTACGGATCATAGGATAAATCTTACATTATACAAATTAGAATCTGTAATGGATGGTGATTTAGATGAAATAGTAGAAGCGCTGAGCATCTATGAGAAGCAGCAGGCACTAAAAGATCTTTAA
- a CDS encoding molybdenum cofactor guanylyltransferase: protein MSSKSCNLQQKPTAVILAGGGSRRIGRNKAFLKLEGKPVIQHQIETLKTLCKRVIIIANKTEEYRKLNVTTFKDEIPYLGPLGGIYTGLKNALTDWIFVCGCDMPFIDTKLIEYEWKKRDNVDIVVPFYKERFQTLHALYKKSCLKTIEEAIRKGERRIRDILPHLKLNIIKEEEIVSIKAEKSLVNINTTQELKTYNIGF, encoded by the coding sequence ATGTCATCTAAAAGCTGTAATCTTCAACAAAAACCCACTGCTGTCATATTAGCCGGCGGTGGGTCAAGAAGAATAGGAAGAAATAAAGCGTTCTTAAAACTTGAGGGAAAACCTGTAATTCAACATCAGATAGAGACATTGAAGACTTTATGCAAAAGAGTAATAATTATAGCTAACAAAACAGAAGAATACAGAAAATTAAATGTTACTACCTTTAAAGATGAAATACCCTACCTTGGCCCATTGGGTGGTATCTATACAGGATTGAAAAATGCACTTACAGATTGGATATTCGTCTGCGGTTGCGATATGCCATTCATTGATACCAAACTCATTGAATATGAGTGGAAAAAAAGAGACAATGTAGATATAGTGGTTCCCTTTTACAAAGAAAGATTCCAGACATTGCATGCTTTATATAAAAAGAGTTGTTTAAAAACAATAGAAGAAGCGATAAGAAAAGGTGAAAGACGGATAAGAGATATTTTACCTCATCTTAAATTAAATATTATAAAAGAAGAAGAAATCGTATCTATTAAAGCTGAAAAATCCTTGGTGAACATCAATACAACCCAGGAGCTTAAAACATACAATATCGGGTTTTAA